The following are encoded in a window of Gammaproteobacteria bacterium genomic DNA:
- a CDS encoding arginase produces the protein MSEPALIGVASGLGAPDGACADGPVALCESPLLAALSRKGCLEVLRPLPADAPRAALAGLCRTLAARAAGLVRGGARPVVVGGDHSCAVGTWAGVHAALDGAPLGLIWVDAHMDAHTPATSPSGALHGMPLAVLLGFGETDLTTLAGSAPVLQAEHVCVVGVRSYEPEEAALLSRLGVKVVFARELRQRGWEALWPELETRVARGTAGYGISIDLDAIDPSEAPGVGTPVGSGLSARALLDWLGDRAADPRLLAVEMSEYNPHRDRGELTLKLLVRMIHACCRGGRS, from the coding sequence ATGAGCGAACCGGCTCTCATCGGCGTGGCTTCCGGCCTGGGCGCGCCGGACGGGGCTTGTGCCGACGGCCCCGTGGCGCTGTGTGAATCCCCCTTGCTGGCGGCGCTAAGCCGCAAGGGCTGCCTGGAGGTGTTGCGCCCGCTGCCGGCAGACGCCCCCCGGGCGGCGCTTGCCGGCTTGTGCCGAACCTTGGCGGCCCGTGCGGCGGGCCTGGTGCGGGGTGGTGCCCGCCCCGTCGTGGTGGGGGGCGATCATTCCTGCGCCGTGGGCACCTGGGCCGGGGTGCACGCCGCTCTGGATGGTGCACCGTTGGGGTTGATCTGGGTGGATGCTCACATGGACGCCCACACCCCGGCCACCAGCCCCAGCGGCGCGCTGCACGGCATGCCTCTGGCGGTCTTGCTGGGTTTTGGAGAGACTGACCTGACCACCCTTGCGGGTTCCGCCCCGGTCTTGCAGGCGGAACACGTGTGTGTGGTGGGCGTGCGCAGCTATGAGCCGGAGGAAGCCGCCTTGCTGTCGCGGCTGGGAGTGAAAGTGGTGTTCGCCCGGGAGTTGCGCCAGCGGGGTTGGGAGGCGCTGTGGCCGGAGCTGGAGACGCGGGTCGCCCGGGGCACGGCGGGTTACGGCATCAGCATTGATCTGGATGCCATCGACCCCAGCGAAGCGCCCGGCGTGGGCACCCCCGTGGGCAGCGGATTATCGGCCAGGGCACTGCTGGACTGGCTGGGTGATCGCGCTGCCGACCCCCGCCTGCTGGCGGTGGAAATGAGCGAATACAATCCCCACCGCGATCGCGGTGAACTCACCCTGAAGTTATTGGTTCGAATGATACACGCCTGTTGCC